From a region of the Panulirus ornatus isolate Po-2019 chromosome 34, ASM3632096v1, whole genome shotgun sequence genome:
- the LOC139759851 gene encoding uncharacterized protein — protein MITAQEKRAPPARGFTVRDLLQLHDPPPPTTPCPDVVDDDEDGAEPLGSPAVDRDPKSTVQAAADSTEQGAAALAPPDEDMEALEVDDCAEEDVEATGRKRKRRILFSKAQTYELERRFRQQRYLSAPEREHLASLLDLTPTQIKIWFQNHRYKTKKMIRERGLDGALPPPLGTSLGSFSQSLRCLAPMAALSRTDTTMTSPAHRLPDYLLPGDRLPGLECHAPPLLPLGLHHAQFPGLLPFLPVCPFPPPSLPASSLLAQAGSPLRTSLTSTITSPATSLSSSSSSSSSSSTSPFVPPTPTSAAEAATLCSTTRTAGEASQELSRVLSVPRPGSLRAEGVCW, from the exons GCGCAGGAGAAGCGGGCGCCCCCGGCCAGAGGGTTCACTGTGCGGGATCTGCTACAGCTGCATGACCCGCCGCCCCCCACCACACCGTGCCCAG ATGTTGTGGATGACGACGAGGATGGGGCGGAGCCTCTCGGGAGTCCGGCCGTCGATCGTGACCCAAAGAGTACCGTCCAGGCTGCCGCGGACTCCACCGAGCAGGGCGCTGCCGCCCTCGCCCCTCCTGACGAAGACATGGAGGCCCTTGAAGTCGACGACTGCGCCGAAGAGGACGTAGAGGCCACCGGACGCAAAAGGAAGAGACGGATACTCTTCAGCAAAGCCCAGACTTACGAACTGGAGCGTCGGTTCCGCCAGCAGCGGTACCTGTCGGCCCCCGAGAGGGAACATCTGGCCTCTCTGCTGGACCTGACGCCCACGCAGATCAAGATATGGTTCCAGAATCACCGTTACAAGACCAAGAAGATGATCCGAGAGCGAGGGCTCGACGGcgcgctgccgccgccgctgggCACCAGCCTAGGGTCCTTCTCGCAGTCTCTGAGATGCCTGGCGCCCATGGCCGCCCTCAGCCGCACCGACACCACCATGACCTCCCCAGCCCACAGACTGCCGGACTACCTCCTGCCGGGGGACAGACTGCCGGGGCTGGAGTGCCACGCCCCGCCGCTCCTGCCACTGGGGCTGCACCACGCGCAGTTCCCGGGACTCCTGCCCTTCCTGCCCGTTTGTCCCTTCCCGCCTCCGTCCTTACCCGCGTCCTCCCTCCTAGCCCAGGCTGGCAGCCCCCTCCGGACctctctcacctccaccatcacctctcccgccacctcactctcctcttcttcttcttcttcctcctcctcttccacctccccgtTCGTGCCTCCGACGCCGACGTCCGCCGCGGAGGCCGCGACCTTGTGCTCCACCACCAGAACTGCCGGCGAGGCCTCGCAGGAGCTGTCGAGAGTGTTGTCCGTGCCGCGACCAGG